In Candidatus Bathyarchaeia archaeon, the following proteins share a genomic window:
- a CDS encoding metal ABC transporter substrate-binding protein, giving the protein MGGKYRLCLALMLLLTLSGLYVESAAGQRDQEKSIVVCTTNVLGSIVKELMGDAVEVTVLVNPSLCPADYDIKPGDIYALSEAKALFYHDIPGEKPWLGSLIEAAENEQLIRVKVPGVYNTPEGAKNCIRIIAGNLSQIFGVDLNDKMNEMLNEIDLVASQIRSEAKALGVSNFSVICMNWQKTFVEWVGFKVVATYGPPEQLSAGDIENLISRAREEKVALIIDNLQVSAEFGASIASEVGAIHVVLTNFPGAIPGTENLAKMFRYNADLLFNALKGWKLMKETEVELETLRLQVENLKSRLESLMAESEGLRNQMTVYQAILIVMAILAAAELIVLLAKKKSSK; this is encoded by the coding sequence ATGGGAGGAAAATATAGGTTATGCCTGGCGCTGATGCTGCTTTTAACGCTGTCTGGTCTATATGTGGAGAGCGCAGCAGGGCAGCGGGACCAAGAAAAATCGATAGTTGTATGCACAACGAATGTGCTGGGGTCGATAGTTAAAGAACTTATGGGGGACGCTGTTGAAGTAACGGTTCTCGTGAACCCGAGCCTATGCCCAGCTGACTACGATATTAAGCCCGGTGATATTTATGCCCTCAGCGAAGCGAAAGCGCTCTTCTACCATGATATACCCGGAGAAAAACCTTGGTTAGGGAGCCTTATAGAAGCCGCTGAAAATGAGCAGTTAATTAGGGTTAAAGTCCCCGGAGTCTACAATACACCGGAAGGAGCTAAAAACTGCATAAGGATCATTGCCGGAAACCTAAGCCAAATATTTGGGGTAGACTTAAACGATAAAATGAATGAAATGTTAAACGAGATAGACTTAGTAGCGAGCCAAATCCGCAGCGAAGCCAAGGCTTTAGGAGTTAGTAACTTTAGCGTCATATGCATGAACTGGCAGAAAACATTCGTCGAATGGGTTGGCTTCAAAGTCGTTGCCACATATGGTCCACCCGAACAATTATCAGCTGGTGACATAGAGAATTTAATCAGCAGAGCGCGGGAAGAAAAGGTTGCCTTAATAATTGATAATCTCCAAGTTAGCGCAGAATTCGGCGCCTCAATAGCCTCGGAAGTCGGAGCCATACATGTCGTCTTAACGAACTTTCCTGGAGCCATTCCTGGAACCGAAAATTTGGCGAAAATGTTCCGCTATAACGCCGACCTACTCTTTAACGCTCTGAAGGGATGGAAGCTTATGAAGGAAACTGAGGTGGAGCTGGAAACTTTGAGGCTTCAGGTAGAGAACTTAAAGTCGAGGCTAGAATCACTTATGGCGGAAAGCGAGGGTTTAAGAAATCAAATGACCGTTTACCAAGCCATACTAATAGTAATGGCAATACTCGCGGCTGCGGAGCTCATAGTGCTGTTAGCGAAAAAGAAATCGTCAAAATAA